A DNA window from Brassica napus cultivar Da-Ae chromosome A4, Da-Ae, whole genome shotgun sequence contains the following coding sequences:
- the LOC106392397 gene encoding zinc finger protein 10: protein MEKPGGFFIPKKSNKESSWEELAFAEDDAAGSLWPPRSYACSFCRREFRSAQALGGHMNVHRRDRARLKQSDDQYLFSKSSSSPEHPSHKNSETSCYTLVFNSKPNHFKSQHSRAIDLPSSPSSLLYLPPSRVSSGLPQKQDTSSSSPNAIEPSNNSENILSSSPWSCPDTFVKKKRCDLYETPVIEGSKKRKIERDVPKNGDTANVNLGNTTDLSLRMNVEIHEGYPITAQVSDKETGRGGSLKRRRMRESSSQPSIFVSSLSCKSAIITRNEEIKHKGGHFEDLDLELRLGADPPKGN, encoded by the coding sequence ATGGAGAAACCTGGTGGCTTCTTCATCCCCAAGAAAAGCAACAAAGAATCATCATGGGAAGAGCTAGCCTTCGCGGAAGACGATGCCGCCGGATCTTTGTGGCCGCCAAGATCTTACGCGTGTAGCTTTTGCCggagagagtttagatcggCTCAAGCCCTCGGTGGCCACATGAACGTTCACCGAAGAGACAGAGCACGGCTTAAGCAATCTGACGATCAATACTTATTTTCCAAGTCTTCTTCGTCTCCGGAGCATCCATCTCATAAAaacagtgaaacctcttgctataCTTTGGTTTTTAACTCCAAACCTAATCATTTTAAGTCTCAACACTCCCGTGCTATTGATcttccatcttctccttcttctttattATATCTGCCTCCTTCTAGGGTTTCTTCCGGTTTGCCTCAAAAACAAGATACGTCCTCTTCTTCTCCAAACGCTATAGAACCTTCTAACAATTCTGAAAatattctctcttcttccccatgGTCGTGCCCGGATACTTTCGTGAAGAAAAAGCGTTGTGATCTTTACGAAACTCCGGTTATAGAAGGAAGCAAGAAGAGAAAGATCGAGAGAGATGTGCCAAAGAACGGGGATACAGCAAATGTTAATCTTGGAAACACCACTGATCTCTCACTGAGAATGAATGTCGAGATCCACGAGGGTTATCCGATTACTGCTCAAGTGAGCGATAAAGAGACGGGGAGGGGTGGTAGCCTTAAGAGAAGACGAATGCGTGAGAGTTCATCGCAGCCGTCGATTTTCGTTTCAAGTTTATCTTGTAAGAGTGCCATAATTACAAGAAACGAGGAGATCAAACATAAGGGTGGTCACTTTGAGGATTTAGATCTTGAGCTTAGGCTAGGGGCTGATCCACCAAAGGGAAATTGA